A window of Lepidochelys kempii isolate rLepKem1 chromosome 1, rLepKem1.hap2, whole genome shotgun sequence contains these coding sequences:
- the LOC140917559 gene encoding uncharacterized protein, with product MPEQHGKLQVTMQSSSAEVTMMESQNRKRAPAWTEREERDLIAVWGEESVLSELRSNFRNAKTSVKISQGTKDRGHNRDPKQCCVKLKELRQAYQKTRGANGRSGSEPQTCRFYDELHAILGGSATTTPAVLFDSFNGDGGNTEAGFEDEEDEEEEEVVASSQQASGKTGFPDSQELFLTLDLEPVPPEPTPGCLLDPAGGEGPSAACVSMITGSSPSQRLVKIRKKKKNALVMKCSLSSWCPPTLTEHRRMRGGK from the exons ATGCCAGAGCAG catggcaagctgcaggtgaccatgcagagctcatcagcagaggtgaccatgatggagtcccagaatcgcaaaagagctccagcatggactgaacgggaggaacgggatctgatcgctgtatggggagaggaatccgtgctatcagaactccgttccaattttcgaaatgccaaaacctctgtcaaaatctcccagggcacgaaggacagaggccataacagggacccaaagcagtgctgcgtgaaacttaaggagctgaggcaagcctaccagaaaaccagaggggcgaatggccgctctgggtcagagccccaaacatgccgcttctatgatgagctgcatgccattttagggggttcagccaccactaccccagccgtgttgtttgactccttcaatggagatggaggcaacacggaagcaggttttgaggacgaagaagatgaggaggaggaggaggttgtagctagctcacagcaagcaagtggaaaaaccggttttcccgacagccaggaactgtttctcaccctggacctggagccagtaccccccgaacccaccccaggctgcctcctggacccggcaggtggagaagggccctctg ctgcatgtgtttcaatgatcacaggatcttctccttcccagaggctagtgaagattagaaagaaaaaaaaaaacgcactcgtgatgaaatgctctctgagttcatggtgtcctcccacactgacagagcacagacgaatgcgtggaggcaaataa